From Thermoanaerobaculia bacterium, a single genomic window includes:
- a CDS encoding TrbC/VirB2 family protein, with the protein MKHWREKGQKLGALAALWMLTSPAAFATTGGTSMPWDEPLIRIQENLTGPVASAIIIIAVALAGVMWALSDHGTGMRRVSQVIFGAGVALGAVSFVTALGFSGAVL; encoded by the coding sequence ATGAAGCACTGGAGGGAGAAGGGACAGAAGCTCGGGGCGCTCGCCGCTCTCTGGATGTTGACCTCACCGGCCGCCTTCGCGACCACGGGCGGAACGTCGATGCCGTGGGACGAACCGCTCATTCGCATCCAGGAGAACCTCACCGGCCCGGTGGCGAGCGCGATCATCATCATTGCCGTCGCGCTCGCTGGCGTGATGTGGGCGCTCTCTGACCACGGCACCGGCATGCGCCGGGTGTCGCAGGTCATCTTCGGCGCCGGTGTGGCACTCGGCGCGGTGAGCTTCGTCACGGCACTCGGCTTCTCCGGGGCAGTTCTCTGA
- a CDS encoding VirB3 family type IV secretion system protein, whose protein sequence is MTVKRRSLRTVPLHSSLTRPILLGGAERDLVIIEVSVIAALLFGVGFRFASLSLALLLGTVGHRILVWIGRQDPQATRVFARHRLYQPFYPATAAVGAPISRVPVFRGDTR, encoded by the coding sequence ATGACCGTGAAGCGAAGGTCGCTTCGGACCGTGCCGCTGCACAGCTCGCTGACGCGGCCGATCCTCCTGGGCGGGGCCGAGCGCGACCTCGTGATCATCGAGGTGAGCGTGATTGCGGCGCTGCTCTTCGGCGTCGGCTTCCGCTTCGCGAGCTTGAGCCTAGCGCTGCTCCTCGGAACGGTCGGCCACCGGATCCTGGTCTGGATTGGCCGCCAGGACCCCCAGGCGACGCGCGTTTTCGCCCGTCACCGGCTCTACCAGCCGTTCTACCCGGCGACGGCGGCAGTCGGCGCGCCGATCTCGCGCGTGCCTGTCTTCCGGGGGGACACGCGATGA